In Paroedura picta isolate Pp20150507F chromosome 6, Ppicta_v3.0, whole genome shotgun sequence, one genomic interval encodes:
- the GPR183 gene encoding G-protein coupled receptor 183: protein MEMGSTASASTTNQTNNSSCDLYEHEDSARILLPVFYGIIFIIGVPGNVLALIVVIKNRKKINSTTLYSTNLVISDILFTTALPARIAYYAMRFHWPFGELFCKLTALLFYINIYAAVNFMTCLSIDRFVAVVHPRRTRIRTVQCAKYICGSVWLLVLAQTLPLLTQDLLHTEEKRNTCMEYPNFEKISYLPWLLLGACLLGYIIPLGIILICYSKISCKLYQNAKKNPFAEKSGTNRKAINTIIFIIVVFIVCLTPYHVAIIKHMIIKIVSGDGELECSTQKLFQKTLHYTVFLMNLNCCLDPLIYFFACRGYKSTIMKILRRQGSISLSSVVRTAHEESSRDVRDVNTATVTTELNGK, encoded by the coding sequence atGGAAATGGGCTCAACGGCTTCTGCTTCTACAACAAACCAAACTAATAACTCCAGCTGTGATCTATACGAACACGAAGATTCAGCGCGTATCTTACTGCCTGTATTCTACGGCATAATTTTCATTATAGGAGTGCCTGGAAATGTTCTTGCTCTCATTGTGGTCATTAAAAACCGGAAAAAGATCAACTCTACTACTCTTTACTCAACAAATCTTGTTATATCAGACATTCTTTTTACTACTGCTTTGCCTGCCAGAATTGCATACTATGCAATGCGCTTCCACTGGCCATTTGGTGAATTATTCTGCAAACTCACTGCGCTCCTCTTTTACATCAACATTTATGCAGCTGTGAACTTCATGACCTGCTTGAGCATTGACAGGTTTGTCGCTGTGGTCCATCCACGGCGCACCAGGATCAGAACAGTGCAATGTGCCAAGTACATTTGTGGTTCAGTGTGGCTTCTTGTACTAGCACAGACTCTCCCGTTGCTTACTCAAGACTTGTTgcatacagaagaaaaaaggaacacaTGCATGGAATATCCAAACTTTGAAAAAATATCATATCTCCCTTGGCTGCTCCTTGGTGCCTGTTTACTTGGATATATCATTCCTCTTGGCATTATCTTAATCTGTTATTCTAAGATCAGTTGTAAACTCTatcaaaatgccaaaaaaaacccatttGCTGAAAAATCAGGGACGAACAGAAAGGCCATTAATACAATTATTTTCATCATTGTAGTCTTCATTGTTTGTCTAACTCCTTATCATGTTGCCATTATCAAACATATGATTATAAAGATTGTGTCTGGAGATGGTGAACTCGAATGCAGTACTCAAAAACTCTTTCAGAAGACCCTCCACTACACTGTGTTCCTGATGAATTTAAACTGCTGTTTAGATCCTTTAATATATTTCTTTGCATGCAGGGGATACAAAAGTACAATAATGAAAATCTTGAGACGTCAAGGAAGCATATCGTTGTCGAGTGTGGTTCGAACAGCTCATGAAGAAAGCTCCCGTGACGTCAGAGATGTTAACACAGCTACTGTGACAACAGAACTAAATGGAAAATGA